The Gossypium hirsutum isolate 1008001.06 chromosome A13, Gossypium_hirsutum_v2.1, whole genome shotgun sequence nucleotide sequence TCGTTTTCcacttggtttttgaaatgtggttttataaaatccaaatttcataattaatttcgTCTTATTAAAGCGTTTTAAGCTAGTTTCACAATTATTAAGAATTCTTTAAAACAAAGGCGATATTCGATTCTTGGCAATTcgtggaatcgtgccctaacgtgttgggttgcaatttctcgtttgctcaaagtAATCGAAGGTCCCTTTAGAATTTTACCCATGTCTTTTGAAAATCCCTTAAACGAAGGCGATATTTGATATTTGGTAactcgcggaatcgtgccctaacgtgctgggttgcaatttcgcgttcacttaaaataatcaaatatcccttcaaaatttcactcatgtcttctaaaaatcctttaaGACGAAGGCAATACTCGGTGTTCGACAATTtgggaatcatgccctatcgtgctcggttgtgatttctcgtttgttcaaaacaatcgaatattcctttaggttttcattcatgtttattaaaaacctttcaaaacgaaagcgatgttcgatgtttggcgatttgagaatcgaaccctatcgtgctgggttgcgctttttcatttgtttaaaaCAAACGAAGATCCTTTCGAAATTTCACTCGTATTTTCTAAGCtgaggcaatgttcaatgtttggaaattcgaggaatcatgCCCTACTGTGCTAGATTTCGTTTTTTCGTTGGGCCTAATAGTTGAGTATCCTTTTGTGATTTTCGAATTATAAACTTTCGGACATCGACATAAGAagatttttggcaaccaacttggGTTATTCAAACGTTATTAAAAAAAGAACCACGtttcaaaaacaattttaattttagatataaggacaatatttaatcgactcccgaacccgttttctcaaaaatTTGTAGACCAAAACTGTTGTTTTAGtaaccaaaaatgttttattaaaataacctcatttttaggtgatccgatcacaccaaaacaaaaggatcgatggcgactccatgttttattttcaaaagttgATTCCCcgctttttattattatttaaacctaaaatattttaaataaaaagatggtttcgacagccgtgtgtccctttatTCGATTGTTATACGGCCTGGGCTATGTCAGACGATCGTGTGAccactattttcaaattttacaactttttctcaagtcttctgatttgtttcaaattagtctcgaattACTTCTAAACCATTTTTAGGGCTTGATAGGCTCGATTTAGGTCCAAATGCATATGTTTATTAGGTTTttaatgagatttatttatttagtgctaaattattttatttagatgttttgatgttaaatgttttTTTCGATTGTTagataatgctttgtaaccctaatcccatgacggagacaggttaggggtgtcataatattgatggagaaaacctcattcgccttgtagaaaaggttagaaactctttatgcgactaagtctctagctaaccgtttaATATTGAAACAACatttatttacgtttcgcatgaacgaatgtgagctacttagagatcacattagtaaatttattactcttttgaataatttaagGAATGTTGAGGTTAAGATTGATGATAAAGATCAGACTATggtattattgtgctctttaccctcttcatataAGTCTTTCAAGGATATcatgatttatggcagagacaaactcttgttCGAGGATGTGaaaggtcatttgttgagtaaagacaaactcgacaatgagtttggttcagaTAGCAAGGAAGATAAACAAATTTTCGTTTTGGTAACATCAAAGAAGCGAGACAAGAGCTCCTCTTTGCTGACATTTGTGGAAAGTCTGTCTTTCAGCAGTACTATTGCTTAATTGAGCCAATGACTACGAATAGAAACTATTTTCCCAAGTCTGGATTGCCTACTTCTTGGGaattttccattgttgattttgtTAAATGCGATTGTGATGCCTCTTTAGATCTTGTTTGAAGTGGTTGATGGATGGTGGAATTTGATTGCAAAAGCCTTTACTATTCGAGTCGGCATGTTTGTGGACTAAAGACAGGGTCTGAGTTGGACCGCCACAACGGAGCAAGATATTTGTTTCTTGTGTTATACCCATTTTTGATGATTGAAAAGAAACACTAAATCTTTTGCAAATTTAGAGTGTGAAAAATGGCTTAAAGCCCAGTCCATATGTTTATAACCAAAGTCACAAACATATCACTCCACGTTTTTCTCAGATCCAAAAACCTCCATTTCCCACTCCCCTTTTCACGTCTCTCTTTCTGTTAAAAACCAAAAAGTTTCcctgtaaataaaagaaaaaaaaagatgtgtTTTGGGAGAATATGTATGTGCTGCACATGTTTGGTAATTATAGTGATTGTGATCGGTACTTTGTTTGGTTTTGGTGTTTTCAAGAAAGGGATAGAGAAGATAAAAAATTCAACGCACGATGAGATTGATTTTTATCCCTGTGATCCTTTATTCTCTCCTTGTGGAAGGCCTTTCTTGGGTTATGGAGCTCCACTTCAATTCTAATTTCCTCCCTCccatttttttggtttttaaatcTCATTTTTTTCCCAGTTTGGATTGTTTCTTTCTTGGGATTTATGAATATTATGATGTGTTTGTTTGTACCTGTTTATATTTAGATTCTTGAGTGATGCTCTTCAATTTAAAGACGTGATTTTTTTAATGTGGCCTCTCTGCGTAAGTTAGGAGGGATATGGACTTTTTGGAATTCAAAGCTGAAACactcaatttaattatttcaaaagttGAAGGAGGATAGACATCCTGATTCACTCAGTAGTGGAGtcaagaaaatttttttttgtcagaattaaattgtatatttttataatagtaaaaatataatttcatattttaatagtttatatttttataattttttaaaagttaaaatgattaaatttttattatttttagacataaaaatattattttactattattaatttaaaattttataaatcataaaagatttaaattaaaaattctcTTAGTAATCAGTCACTGAATTCAATACAAAAAACTAAAATATGAAGTGAATTATGATAAGaacaaattacataatatataaataaatactaaatactaatgGAGACTTGGTTAACTTTTTGGGTTTAGAGATGGAAGTTGTTAATAACTTAAAAAAGGCAATGGAAATACATGGATTGAATAAAGGAGCTAGGTTCTGCAATCGGACATAAGAaccattatattatttaataatttgaatCCAACCGCACAGTCTGAACCCAACTCAATTGTTGAAACACCTCAACTTTTCCCGTTTAGGCGGTCAATATCATTTTTCACCTCCCTCtttaaaacaatcaaataaattttattccctatcaattttaaatacaatattagtttttttaattaattttacataattttattagttaataataattttaactctcaaaatttataaattttatttttttaatatatatttttaagctaaagttttttatatattatcttttaattttttaaaattttatatattttttatatatttttttaaaatcaggaTCAAGttgatagaatatataaatattaatgacttaatttattattaatcaaTCAAAACTACATACGATTGAtagaaaatatcaatttttatgattaattgtcTTTAATTACTCACTtttgaaatctttaaaaattaaattgtttcaatttttttaagaagGACCAATTCGTTTCGATGTTGAAATTGAGGACTAAAGAGGTATTTTCACCTTTAAGCTTCATTTGAAATAATGTCATGAAAAAAAAAGGCAAAGCACAAAAATAATTACTTAACTAttcaatttattctattttagtcATCCActgttaatattttttgtttaattacttaattttttaaaattaaatattttagttactttTGTCTTCAGAGAGTAACAAAAGTTtaatgtcaattttttttattaagtaataataaatttggtcatcaatgtttacaaaatttattattttaattataatactaaaaattataacatatatttagaaaaacttaaaaatatctgtatatttaccttttttttttttaaggaatttaaatTTAGTATCATAGACCAAAATCGATATTGATATACTTATCTAAAAGAAAACGTACAGTGGAAGACTACCAATAAAAGTATGACATGTAAGCGATTAACTCTAGACCCCATTGTGGAGAATCACTTGCACCTACTTCGACAACAAGTTAAAAGAGCGAAGGGAACTGAAACTCTGTCGTAAGAAACAACATCCAATATAAAGTAAATTCAAACAAAGgtaaattaaacccaaaactttcataaaatcaaacCCTTCAGCTAACAAGAGACGAAGAAGATCTAAAGCTACTGCCGGGATGAGAATTACTGTAATGACTGCAGATGAACAGATCCTTAGCTTGGATGTTGATCCTCATGAAACTGTTAAGCACCCTTTAATCCCTTCTTTTAATTCTTTACTCCTTTTTGctgattttttttacttgttttattAGATTGAATTTGTTTTGAAAGCTACCCCTTTTTCCTCAATCTTTATACTTATTTTGCTGATTTTGGTATTTTCCTTTGTTTCTAAtaggttgaaaatttgaaagcttTGCTAGAAGTTGAGGTAAGAGATTAGTACcgtttttttctttatgtttcctttttaaattatttaatcctTTTGGGGGTTAACTGAAACCATTGTCTTTCCTTAGTTTTGGGGTTCTTGAAAGTTGATTATTGAGATTCATTAGCTTACGTTAGTtgataaaaaatacaatttttatccCTTCCTTCCCCAAAAGAAGTTTTGAGAGTTGGAGGTGGATCGAAGTTTATGCTAATAGGTTAGAGCTTGTTTGGGTTTTATGGGCAGACTATGGTGCCATTGCAGCAGCAGCAACTGTTGTTTAATGGAAGGGAAATGAACAACTCTGAGAAATTGAGTGCTTTGGGTGTTAAGGATGATGACCTAGTTATGATGGTCTCTGGTGTTGCTTCAAGGCAAGTAGTTTTCTTATCTTGTTTTTTGACGTTGACTCTTTTTAATCTCATCTGTTGAAATATCACTGACCTGACTTGGATGCTTGTTATGAGATTTTTAACATGGATGTGTACTGTCAATGCAGTGGCAGTGCATCTAGGAATGACTTGAGCTTGAATCCTGATGGATCTGCCGTGAATCCTGCAGCTTTCCAACAACAGATTCGACAGGATTCTAATCTAATTGGACAATTATTTCAGACCGATCCTGAGCTTGCTCAAGCCGTTGTCGGAAACGATCTCAACAAACTGCAGGAGATTCTCCGAGCTCGTCATCAACGAAGATCTGAATTGCGACAACAAGAGGAGGAGGAGCTTGTGAGTAGCTTATATTAGTTGTCTATGCCTTTAGTTGGTTGTGAATCAGTGGTGAATGTATcatgatttgataaaattattgagaaaacttataaaatactaGAACAGCATGATCATACttatgataaaattgtatttgcTTGATCATCTCTTTGATTGACGCACATTTACTTAATCTTGCCCTATAGGCTCTTCTACAAGCTGATCCTTTTGATGTTGAAGCACAAAAGAAAATTGAGGCTGCCATTCGGCAGGTTAGTTTTCCTCAACATTCGATCAATCTAACTTAATTGTATCTTATTTCCTTTTGAAATGTGTTTGTATATTAATTTACAGTTTGACAAAGGATTGTGGTATCTCCATACTTAGCACTCGATTCCTTTTCCTGGACAATATGATATTTTGGCTATTTGACCTTTTACAATATTGTGATGCAGAAAGGGATTGATGAGAACTGGGCTGCTGCCTTAGAATATAATCCTGAAGGCTTTGCAAGGGTGGTATGTAGGCTCGCTTTCCTTGCGAAGTGTAcccatttaaatttattatttttccccTTTAGAATGTAATCTTCTTGTCGTACTAATCAGGTTATGCTGTACGTGGACATGGAGGTTAATGGTGTCCCATTGAAGGTAAATTAGATGGCAGGTCCTTTACACACACATATTTCACAAGGATCACCATTATGAGATTGTAGCGTATGGTTTCCGTCATACCTTTTGTGATACTTTTCCTTTCTTTGTGCACATCCAAGGAACACTTCTGCAGTTGTTTTTTGATTTTCTAGTTGAAATTTTGcattattttatttgtatatactCTTGATGTTTGAATACAGGATTCTGagaatactaatttttttttactttataattttttttaggcaTTTGTTGATAGTGGTGCCCAGTCAACAATTATTTCTAAAAGCTGTGCTGAGCGATGTGGGTATGTACTACTAACGTTTTGCCTTTTTGATATCTAGAAAGTTCCTTCTGCTATAGAAGTCATCGTAGCTTAATTGCATTAGTCATTGAAATATTCCTGTCCCTCCTTACATGGAGAAGGTGTGGGGGCTTGTAATTTACATTGTGTCTGGCTTCTTGAAACGGGCAATTTTGTTGATACTAGTCTTGCTGTTTTGGTGTTGTTTCCTCCAGATTGCTGAGGCTTATGGATCAAAGGTATAAAGGTATTGCTCATGGAGTTGGTCAATCCGAGATACTAGGACGAATTCATGTTGCTCCAATCAAGGTAGTATGTCTATTGTTTTTCTAGTATAAAACACTTCGTaatcttcttttcctttttggttgcttttatatgaaatttgtccAATAAGTTATCCTCATCATATGTCTCATTTATTACAATTCTTTACTTGCTCATTATGCTTAATGTTGCATCCAACTTCATGGTTTCTCTTGTAGATTGGGGAGATATTTTATCCTTGCTCCTTCTTGGTTTTGGACTCTCCCAATATGGAGTTCCTCTTTGGATTGGATATGCTCCGTAAACACCAGGTAGCTTCATCTCTTTTTAATATTGTGACGTATTCCTCCATTTTTGTGCTTCACATTCATAACTCTGCTTAAACCTTACTGCTACATTTGTACAGTGTATTATTGACTTGAAGAATAATGTGCTTAGAGTTGGAGGAGGAGAAGTTTCAGTACCATTTTTGCAAGGTTGGTGACTTTATCATTATATTGTGGAAGTGTTGCAAAGCTTCCAGATTATCACGCAATCATTGACGTCAATCTTTTCATGACTTTCCACAATTGAATTTCTTACCAAGTATTTACTCTTCTCAGAAAAGGACATCCCTTCTCGCTTCCTTGATGAAGAAAGGCACGCAAAACAAGCATCAAGCTCAGGAGCTTCTGTAAGTCCTT carries:
- the LOC107895161 gene encoding protein DNA-DAMAGE INDUCIBLE 1, producing MRITVMTADEQILSLDVDPHETVENLKALLEVETMVPLQQQQLLFNGREMNNSEKLSALGVKDDDLVMMVSGVASSGSASRNDLSLNPDGSAVNPAAFQQQIRQDSNLIGQLFQTDPELAQAVVGNDLNKLQEILRARHQRRSELRQQEEEELALLQADPFDVEAQKKIEAAIRQKGIDENWAAALEYNPEGFARVVMLYVDMEVNGVPLKAFVDSGAQSTIISKSCAERCGLLRLMDQRYKGIAHGVGQSEILGRIHVAPIKIGEIFYPCSFLVLDSPNMEFLFGLDMLRKHQCIIDLKNNVLRVGGGEVSVPFLQEKDIPSRFLDEERHAKQASSSGASVKNGTTKNANVPSGGQSSGGARGDATHKPEFEAKVAKLIELGFAREMVIEALKLCDGNEEQAAGILFGG